The window CTTTTTGCTTTGGTGGCTACGAGCACAGGAGCTACAAAATGATCGTGGCTCGATTTATGAAAGTTTTTTAAATCCAAAGCATAATCCCAAACCTGGTCGGTGGCATATGACGTGAATTCTTTTTCGCCTATTTTGAATTCAAGAACAAAGATTACAGGGCCAATAAGAATTACTGCGTCAATTCGTTTTCCCATTCGTGGGATCGAATACTCAAAATAGATCGACCCTTGATAATGAGATAGAACAGTCTGCAGAATGTTAATTTCTTCTAACCACGCATCTCGCTGTGATTGTTCTAAAGGGAATTCATTACTCATCGCTAATTTACTGAAAATGTCTTCGGGTTGAGAAATCAGAAAATTCTCGATTGAGTCAGAATAATATTCTCTTCTCATAATGCATTATTCCTAACAACCCGCCCCTGATATTCCCTAATAACCGGACAATCCGCTTCAGCCCAGTCAAGCATGTGCAATTCTTCTACCGGCAGCCAGACCATTGCACTATGTTCATGAAGGGTGATCTCTCCTGAAACAATCTCGCACACGAATGGATAAAGAGTTATTGTAAATGACGGGTAATGGTGAGTTGATACAGTCAGCGGTTCTCCAATGGTTACCTCGATCCCCAGTTCCTCTGTTAATTCACGCCTGAGACATTCTTCAGGGCTCTCCCCCTCATTGATCTTTCCACCCGGAAACTCCCACTTTAGCGGCAGGCTCATGGATGAACTCCGCTGCGTACAGAGAACTTTCCCTCCGAGTTCAATAATGGCACACGTGACATGTATATGTTTCATTGATACTTCTTAGTGTCCTTACTCATCAAAAGCGCTCACGCTCATATGATAACGTCACTTACCGGAATGCCCTATTATATACCAGCAGTGAAAAAGTGGGAACAGACGTAAGCGCGAAAAGTTCGAAAGCGCGTAATGTGGGAAAGCATCAAAGCAAACAGCAACTCAACCAACTCATAATCACTGTACTTCCCCGCACTCCCCTTTATATTAAATAAAGGTTCCAGCGTTAACGGCTCAAACGGTTGAAACGATTCAAGCATCGACTATCAGGGCCGCTAATATCCCCTCATCCGGCTTTTCTTTTTTGTTTGGTCAAATCCACAACCTTGCCATTCTCAAATACATATAAGGGAGTGTGGGTCTTGACCGCCAACTTCTTAGCTTTCCTTGCCGCCCTTCTGAGCGCCTTGTCAACACCTGCAAGATCGGAATCCTTAGGTAATACTTTTTTTACTCTCATGTCTTTTCTCCCCAGTCCAGCAGCACTGGCACGCTGCCTGAGTTGTCATACAATATCCATGCATTAACTATCTCCTTGTATATGTTATCAAAGTTGCGTAACCCTGCGCTGAATCTGCGCCGAATCACTTCTTCCGAAACGTTGTGTCCTCCCTGGATAACACGGGCCGCAACTCTGGCCATCGCCATTTCGGCATTCGGAAGATTAAGGAATATCAGTTTAACATGATAGCCGAGGGCTTGCCATTGTGGAACCATTTGGGCATATGAACGGCCGCTTAGCGTCGTCTCAAAGGCAAAGCTTTTTCGTTGTTTCACGCGGGACTTTATCTCCTGAAGCATGAGACGCCCGGCATGTAATGCTGCTGCTTCAGGCTTAAATGGTGAAAGCCCGGCTGCTATAAGATCGGCATTTATAAAGTCGGGGCAGTCCGCCTCATTGGGGAGATACTCTTTCGCAAACGTGGTCTTCCCCGCACCGTTAGGGCCTGCAATAATGACGATCTTTAATTTGTCTCTCATGTCGCAATTCCTCAGCTCATCACCCGGAGAGTCAGTGCTTTGATTTTGAATTACCGAGGTTCAACCCATCAGCACTCGCCAGTCCCGTTCCTCCGCAAACTCCTTCAGCCTCTTTTTCAATACATCAAAAAATCCTGCTTCATATTGCCCCTTTAAAAGCCACGCATAATATTAACCCCGTTAATCATATATTTCAACAGATATCTTGCAGAAAGTGCGTAAGCGTGAAAGCTCGTAAGCCAGTAAGGCGGAAAGGGCTAAAACTCTTGCAGACTTTCTTACTTTTCCTTCTCCCTCATAATCAAACTTTCCCGCCCAATTTCTTTTACAAAAAACAAATAATGGATACTTGAAAAAGAAATATCTGTTAAACTTACAGTGGGGTTAATGAACGTCCTATAGATACTACGGTATTTAAAGATCCGGAAGTTGAATCGAAAAACATTGTATCATCTCCAGGATGAAGACCTACTATTAAAAGAAAAACAATAAAGTGAGGAGTATATATGAGTTCGTTTAGATCAAATTCGCGGCGTGGGAGATCATGGCCGCAGCAGCGTTCGAATGTGCCGGCGCGCAGGGTTGTTTCACCAGATGAGAAAAAGTTTCTTGCCGGTACGGCAGTAAATCCGCATACGCGTATTATTCTTGAGAAGGGAAGTGATGATCTGTCAGTGCGTGCGCTTGATCTTATTTGTCCTATAGGGATGGGACAGCGCGGTCTTGTGGTATCATCGCCCGGGTTGGGTAAGACAACATTTTTAAAGAATATCAGTAATGCGGTAACGAACGGGTATCCTGACATGAAGGT of the Nitrospirota bacterium genome contains:
- a CDS encoding (deoxy)nucleoside triphosphate pyrophosphohydrolase produces the protein MKHIHVTCAIIELGGKVLCTQRSSSMSLPLKWEFPGGKINEGESPEECLRRELTEELGIEVTIGEPLTVSTHHYPSFTITLYPFVCEIVSGEITLHEHSAMVWLPVEELHMLDWAEADCPVIREYQGRVVRNNAL
- a CDS encoding zeta toxin family protein, with the translated sequence MRDKLKIVIIAGPNGAGKTTFAKEYLPNEADCPDFINADLIAAGLSPFKPEAAALHAGRLMLQEIKSRVKQRKSFAFETTLSGRSYAQMVPQWQALGYHVKLIFLNLPNAEMAMARVAARVIQGGHNVSEEVIRRRFSAGLRNFDNIYKEIVNAWILYDNSGSVPVLLDWGEKT